A segment of the Nilaparvata lugens isolate BPH chromosome X, ASM1435652v1, whole genome shotgun sequence genome:
gttgtaaatttttactctctgaataattttcatttaagtgaatttattaatgttttaaattgagttttaaacagtttatagtgttctattttgtttatatatttgttttgtgtgtatacaagccaatagccactgttttttcaactgtaaactagataagtattttagttcgtagtaactCTAGAACTTAGGCTTATAAGATATAATTCTTTgtctatttgtataatatttttcaaaaattcatctggagattataagttcatttgctctgaaaactggatttctcattcataggcgatagatccattcatagtttatcaagaatctattacattggagccgacaactatccttaggttaataggtgttaaatgctatccagccgattaaggaaaaattggtagcacggcacagttaatttattattatttcccatctaatagaatatacggtaatattagcgatctataatttttgttttattttcccgttcttataatatgtagttatttattatcttatattaaatataggagtatagagtatagttaggtacctatacttaagttgcaaaacgaatgagaaacagtttcacgaaatattttgataacagttaatttattattatttcccatCTAACAGAATATATGGTAATATTAGcgatctataatttttgttttattttcccgttcttataatatgtagttttGCATTTTCTCATCATTATTTACGAATGATTAAGTTATTATCAATGGCTCTAGTTGAAAATGAGTATTTGGACAAAACTGATAATaacaatgttattatttatatacttaTAAAACTCAAATACCACTGACTTCTCACTGATAACAATTTGTGGAAAACTACTGTAGGCTACCCTATGGATTGCAGTGATTGGAAGCTTCCTTATAAGCCCTAGGTGCCAACTAAgaaataatattcccaggatatTTCTACTTTACGTTACAATAACTAAAGGATTCAAAATAGACCATAAAGGTTcgtacccactagaacgtaccaGACACAGACCATGTCAGACActtaaaataacaactatgcccactacaACGGATCAACAGCATtctatgccagtacattacATGTATGGTAATGTATGGTATGCGTAAGGTATGGTATGGTACGGTATGGTAAGGTATGTAAGGTATGGTACGCATATGATACATACGCGTATGATGCCTGgtcagaagttgttgggaaCACGTCAGTTAGCAAGAGGATGTAGTGGTGAACAGATGTACATATTTTGCGGTGTTGTGAAATAGTGTTCTAATCAGTgttcacataattatttttaaatatggCTATTAGGCAATTATCATTAACAGAATTGGCAATGGTTGCGATTATTTTGGACGAGGAAGAGGAAAATAGAGGAACTCAGAGGCACTATTGGATTCACGAATCTCTAAGAAAACGGAAAACTGAGGGGGAGTATTGGACATTATATAGGCACCTAATGGATGATGAAGAAAAGTTTTTTTCGTATTTCGTATTAGCAAGTAGCAACTAACTAGGTACTTTACCACAATGGTGTCTACACTGGTTACCAACGCGGCGCAAGCGCGGTTACAATGGGGTTTTTGCAGGCGTCACATACCATGTAAGGAGCATTTCGTCACAGACTAATATACTGGCCGACAAATGTTGACCTGGACGTGCATGGCACGCTCCGtgcttggccggtgacggaaTGGTCTAATGGGTGtattacatatcaaatgatgcaaataatatttttttgcatgtgtcggtacgggcacggtcatggtatgatacgttctagtgggtacgAACCTTAAGCATTGATGAATTAATACAGTAATGTTGACAAAAGCcatatgatttttttcaatctaGTTGAATGCTTTGTGATGATAATACGATTTATGTTTGAATTATGATGTAGGATAAAAGAAAAAAAGGGACTCACCAAAAcataaaatatgttttcaacTCTGACGAAATTTTTTGAGTGTTATTTATGCTAGGATTTACCAAGTCGGTCAAATAAAATCTGATAATGTTCAAAACATGCACTGGCTGATACTGGACTGGAGTAAATCACCCATGTaggtaattttgttttgtcgaTGGGATTACAAACCTGTGTTTATGTCCTCAATGGATTTGAACCTgagcctctgaatcataaagccagcatctagtCCAATCAACTACAGCCACTTCATAATTATCATGTTTAAAATTCAACATACTTCTGTGCAACTGGGCATATGTGTTATTCAATCAGGAACATAGGTGTAGTTTGTACTGAAATCTTGACTTACCttacttcaaaattattgaacatGTTTCGATTCTGCATGGTACAgtatacatttaaaaaattgtaatataaataaaaaaacagcACAATTATTGCAGATTCACAAAAAAGTATTTGGCTACTATGAATTGATTCATTGAAGATGTCATTCCCATCAGAAGTTGTCAAATTTGATTTAAAAGCTTTACTAAAAAAAGGTTTTACAGAATAAATGAGTGAATCAGCTCCCCTATGAAAAATGAGAGGctattcaaaattcattatgaattaataattcattataatcaAACAAGGCTTGGCCGAGCTATAATGTTGATACATTTCAATTATACTTCTATAGCTCGGCCTTGGTTTAGGCATAATTGTTGCAAAAACAGACAGACAAATGCCAAAGGCTCCACTTGAAACAAAGCCTTTTCTCATTCAATTACTGTTTATTCAGTTTGAGAATTTTTTTTagagctgtgaataacaaatagtgtgtaggtttttgattttgtattcaaattttttaaataagtgcaatatttctaaagttttaatttattgtgattcatttagagtataaaatcaaccttcaaaattcaaaattttaaatcatcatttctggaccgaaaatcaagtgtcgaagcagtgtgtgactatataaccttatcttttggacaacattaacattttatcaaaatttttggagagaaatagtacaggcttagcctagtttttcctccaatgtcataattgtattatgattatagtattttatacaataaataaataaaaaaaaatcatcctatatgtttattatttgttctCTAAAATGCTATAACTAGATAGGTACTGAGGCTATCTGTAATATCAGAATAAATTCATGCACAATGAATAACCTGATCCTCTGAATAGATTATTGGTAAAATTATGtcaaaaatgattgataaaCAGAGAATGGAAATTCAGTAGAAATAATATGACTACCTATGAATGATATTtgatatataactattatttaatgaaaatcctaaataaatgctgtacatcaccccgaagacttctgctactgcagacattgactacagggttaacagctagatggaaattatatttgatatagTATCAATACTGTGACACTGAACTTAATATTTGTTAATGGGATAAATATAATAGTAGATAAGTTTtgcaatacaatatttattcatttacatgaatatatttctgtatatttaacaaaaaataacattCGTGATGGACATTCAATTTTTGGCAGACTATTCTAGATGAAGTATATTAGTGTTCCTTTCTATACTTACTTAGTGTTCCTTACTAAACTTTTTTTGGAATGGAATTTGTGATCATTAGTtttaaacggtgtacacacgtacgtttgcctcgggtgagcatacgtgtatgggcttgcattcgcacgtctggacactgttcgctgaggcatgtgaaCGAACCGGAACCACAGAGAAGAAGATCTCTTCTCTGtgccggaaccctgtcggtattttggcgtgctcaaaggcgcctcgggcgagcattgaatgtacgtgtggacgcgattttgccatacgggtgaggcaaaacgtaaacaaagCAGACGCCATCTTCGTCTTCAACCTTATTAGTTCTAAAAGGTTAGATTTTAGAATGAATTTAGAttcattgaatgattgaattagAGTTTGAGTGATTTTTCgattaatatttttaagttttttagatttttagGCTAATCGTTTAgagaattttattgtaatttatcattgTGTACCTATTAGCAGAGTTGAAAATGGACAATaatgcagtatttgatttaATTGATGGGTACAGAAGACTGCCTATTCTGTGGGACACTAAAAATCCCAAGTACATGAACAGAAATTTGCGGGAGGATGCGTGGAAAGAGTTATCTGAAATTTCAAGAACCTCAATTAAAGATGTGAAGAAAAAAATTTCATCGCTATTGGGGTCATACAGAAGAGAGAATAGCTGTCATAAAAGCAGCTTGGTAACCGGTTCTGGTAATGTTATTCACTTTTactctaatttttcaattaattgaaatCTTGATTGTGGCATTATATTGCTTTTCAGATTTGGAAATTGAATAAGGTAGACTTTTTATTACTAACATAAATTTAAACCcctattattcaacattttcttAACTACCTACCTAAACATGCAGTATAAGCATGCATGGGTCCCCTGCTATTCATCCTGCTTATGGATGACTTCCCAAACAATGAGAGCTCCATactctttgcagatgataccacaTTGACTGCTAGAGGTAAAACTGTGGAAGAAGCGGTGGAAAGATCAGTTCTCCAACTAAATGTCACCAGGACCTGGTTTGCAGCAAACAAGCTGATGCTAAATGACGAGAAAACGACTGGTCTGTTCCCTAAAGAGGACAACATTGGAGGCAGAGCCTGTAAAGTTCCTGGGCTTCTGGATAGACAGCAGGTTGCGATGGAGCTGCCATGTGACAGAAGTCTGCATGAGATTGTCCATGGTGATATACCTGCTTAGGAAGCTGAGACATATTGTCTGCAGAGACTACCTGTTATCAGCTTACCATTCCCTGTTTCACAGTCACATCGGATATGGTCTACTGCTGTGGGGACATGCACCTTCTTGTCACGATGTGCTACTACTGCAAAAGAAGGCCACCAGAATCATCTCTTTTGCAGGACATACAGATCATTGTAGGCCACTTTTCAAGGAACTGAAAATTCTCACCATATACAGTCAGTATGTTCTGTCCTCCTTGATCTATGTCAGGGACAATCAGCATAAGTTGGTGAGAAGAAACGGAATTCACAGCCACAACACTTGCCATGCTACCAACCTGGAAGTTTCTCACAGCCGGTTGGCCAGCACGCAGAGAAGTTTTCCATCAGCTGCACTAAGATTTTATAACAGACTCCCAATTGAAGTGAGAAATAAACCTTGCACTAGATTCTGCTCTCTCATCAGACAGGCATTAATGAATAGaccaatttattcattgactgaGCTGGCTGAGGAGCcactattttaaaatattttaaaacctTTGACACAGTCTGTCTGGTACCCCCAGTCAAGGACGAAGACATCAAGTATCAAGTATTAAGTATACCAATATGGTTTTTTGTGATTTGATCTCCAAAAAGGTGTTTGGAACACAGAAAATCTCTGATAAAACGCCGATTTTGGGCTTATATTTGAAGTAATTTTGATGCACTGTAAAGATCATGTCTTATTAGTTTAAAcagggtgttctgaaaaaagtgCCCATaatcagggcgtgattcctcacatcaaaagatgaaaaaagttttaattaacataggtccaaAAATACTTATTTACCAAGTtgtacagagtgaaagatttcgtctgaatttcagtttccCTGCTGAAACAAAGCCCTATGGATATTTGTTGACTGTTAATTAAGGTGTGCAATTCActgtactttatgtaaaataaactgaaacatttgataaaaccgtttccagacttgtagctacagtaatttttaagatatttaggcgaaacttggtcccgaaaaacaagatttttaaggtttgaagcagattttcTATGTAAAATGTACAATAAGCACAACATATtttttacagaacttgtagaaacatttaatttcaaagagaaatatgtaaaataagtctataatagacaaactcaacctttaaaaaaataatccttaattacatacaaaatgcataaaaaaaagACAAAATCTTAAGCTCTTTTCATGCGATTTGTTTGTAGTTAAGGATtccgtttgtctattataggcATATTTCACATCTTTctcttttaaattgaaatttctacaagttctttaaaaaaaaattttgtgtttattgtacatttattatggtaaatctgcttcaaaccttggGAACTTGTTCTTCAGGACCAAGTTTTGCGTATTTcatcacatatcttaaaaatgtaCTTTAGCTAAAGGTCTGGAAACtgtttcatttaattttacataaagtacactatattgtacatcttaattaacagccaacaaataccagtggggcttcgtttcagcaggggaactTAAATTCAGACGAAATATTCCACTCTTTCACTCCACTCTTCcattttttcatcattcatgcagagaaggaaaaaaatcatcaacttcatactcactttttcaagtaCCATAATtctgaaactgataaaaatgtGATACAACATGAACTTTTGTCCTTATGCAAGgaaatatttaatgaatatgCATGAATATAAAGACTCACAACTTTAATTCACATTTCTTATCCAAAGTATAATCAAGggaaataatataaatgtagAATGTTTGTCCAAAAcaacattaaaatttaattcatataAACTTATTTTACAGTTAATTGTGTTAAAAATCTGAcatcacatttttttcataatgatacattttattattatattttctaaaaaaGACTGAGCCAAATACCCAGCAACTGGACAATAATTCATCTTTATTTGTCTTTTCACTTAATTTCTTTCCATTTATATCAACAAAATCACAGCACTACAATAACatttgattaaattattaaaaactataaagctcatataaaacataattttcattaatctttcaaatttacaggTGGAGATGACGTTTACAAAAGCAAGTGGTTTGCATACAATCTTTTCAAGCAGTTTCTTGGTGACAAGAGCATTCCAAAAGATGCAATGGACACGTTGGAAAGTAAAGTAAGATTTGCTTATTTCATTTGTGGTTCGGATGCAGTAATAAATCATGGactaattttcattaaattagtCGATATGTTGGAACACagtaaaattcaacaattaaataacttgttaataaattcaaccatttttattatttatcgaaATACAACTAGTgccacttgaaaatggctctaataaaactagttgtgttttgataaaatcaaaaatGGGTAAGCtacttgataaattttattgttgttcaataataattttagtagGTATATAGCCTAGCCCTATAGAGGAAAGTGAGTCCAAATGTTGGTTGTCAGTACCTAattcataagaataaataatggTATCATTGGAATGATATCATTAAGAATGGTATTGTAATAAtctatcatttataaaataattcaacttaTTAGTAAAATCCAAAATCtaacaaaaatccaaatataTTGAACAAGTAGCCTACTTACTTATATTTAGCAAGTATATGTACTCATACTACTTAAGTATTAGTGCTATTGTGCAATATTTATTACGAATAGTTGTTTTGCCATGGGATTGAGCCATTTGTAGAAAAGTGTTGAGCTAAATGTAATTGAATGTTTTTAGATGCAATGCCCAATCTTCTTGGTGTATATCCAAGTGGTATCAAGCTACCAGATATTTGTCCTTGTCTCCATGCTCCTGGGATTAACTCTCCACTTTCCTCTCTACCTACCATTCCACTGGGCATGTACAATTGATTTGAAGATGTTTGTTTTCATAGGTAGTTGTGTAAATATGCAACAGGTAAAACTACAATCTTGGCCTTTTCTGGTTGAAGTCGTATGGGCTTCAACAAAAACTCAAACTTTGAACTGACTACTCCAAAGGTATTTTCGACTACCCTGCGTGCCCTGGACAATCTATAATTGAATATTCGTTCAATTGAACCTGCATGTGGAGTTCCTCTAAATGGTGTCATAGTGTAGTCATTAAGTTCAAAAGCTTGATCACCCAAGATGAAGTAAGGAACTTCTATTCTGTAAGGAATTTGTAATGGTTTTGGACTGGGGATATTAAGTGTcctattttctagttttctatACAGCTCAGTATTTTTAAAAACACCCATCTGAGAATCTTCCAGGACTGCCAACATTTACATACAGAAAATTTTAATTGGCATCAACCAAGGCAAATAGCacaatactaaaaaaatgtttgTAATTGTAGTATTCAGTGCCACTGTTCCATGGTGCTTGTAGCTGGACATGTTTCCCGTCCATTGCCCCCAGTACATGGGGGAAATTCCATTTTTCTTCAAACTCCTTTGATATCGATTCCCATTCTCCACTTGAAGATGGTaactgaaatttaaaaaatatatatatcgcTGTATTAATACAttactgtaatattgtttttacaGGATGACAATCCAGAAGAAGGAGCTGCATCTCAGAGACTGGATGTAGGAGAGCCAGCTCCTGAAATTAGGCCTACTGAAGAGTCTCATTCTATGGATGAAGAAGGAgctcaaaaaagaaaaagaaaacgtTCATCAGACCCCCAGAATGAAATGTTTTTGGAGgcatttcaaatattgaaaaaatcaagcaGTAATGTTCCTATTGAAGATGCTTTCAATTCATTTGCACTGCACGTTGcaaatgaaatgagaaaatatgatGAACGCATTCTTCCTTATGTGAAAAGAGAAATATTAAATGTACTATTCAAAGCTGACACTGGAGGGTTCAACCATCTTATAAGCTCCTCACCTGCAATCCCCTCAACTTTCTCCACAATCAATCATCCTTTAACATCCCACATTCCCTCTCCCTCAACCTCAACTACAACCCCACACCACAACTACTGTAGAACATCTACGATGtctgctcctccttctcccacAACACCTCACACAATTACATTTGATCTTGATGAGGAATGCACATGATCGACCACCAGGAGGAGTTGTAGTTTTAATAGGCTaggtattttttattgtatcatAGTTATAGATGTATAAGGCCTTTTATATGTAAATagtattttcatgttttatatgAATATTGTTGATTCAGTACCATTGTGCATTATGTCTACATGACTGAAGCtgcgtttataccaaagttattaacaaaatgttaataacttaatccttgtaGATTCTATTCGATTGAAtcgaacttgacaaacacacacatatatatatatatatatatatatatatgttcatcatgtgtatgataagttatgttcaatctaatagaatcaataaggattaagttattaacattttgttaataactttggtgtaaacgcagctttaagtTTGCAGGTTTAATAATGGAAAATTCTCTATCTGATATAGCAATAGGATTATCATATAATGTTGTTTATCCAAGTCAATAAAcaaatgaagcgtttatggatatatgttatTGCTCAAATTTGTTACTCcatattttcatgaatttataaGTGGTAGAAGTTAAAGAATTAGTAAGGTAATTCCAGGAGAGATGCCCCACCTAAGGAAATGACGTCATAAAAACTACTGGGACATCCAGAGGGAAATAGTATTTGGTGATTGAACATGGTTATCATTTGTCATCAACATCTGTTGGAAACATTCCATGTTGGAAATCAtactgtttttaaataattccatTTATAACACTAATACATTTGGCCATCTCTCCCATGTGTCCGGGTGAGATGCCCTTTCTGTTTGGGAGAGATGCCCCATTCATTAATATTGAGGTAATCTGAGAGAatgtaatttcaaattcttaatgttttattgttttaacagaaatgaaataagaaatgtaTTATTGAGTAAAAAATTACATGATTGATATAAGTGAATCATAAGTAAATCATTAAGTTGcattataaaatttcaaataattgaatactAAATATATATGATGGAATCATATATTGAATGCCTAAAACCAgtttttatattcatttgaacTATCACATTGAATTTAATTCATATTTAATTGCAGTTTGAAATTGTGGGGCAATTCACCCATACAGTTTGCTTGGGGCATCTCTCCCAGAATTCCATGAGGCATCTATCCTTTTGACAGGGGAGAGATGCCCCAGCACCATGTCGATCTACAAAGGAAATAAGATGGCCGCCTACTACATACAGATCAACTATAAACGACTCACAACAAGTTCTCACCAACTACATTTCAATATCCTCTTGGAAACGTTATTATCAGCCTCAAATATAACACCTTATCTTATAACGAAGGAAGAAAACACAATAGACTACTTAAATGGATTTTGATTTTTACAGACAAAAATAACAAAAGAAAACGTTTGTAACTTCTCTCTATTGTTGACTGGAGTTCAACTGACAGAATGAATGTACTAGAAGAGCCCTCTCTCATTATGTTTGAGAACTACAGCAAGTGGGGCAACTCTCCCGGTGGGGCATCTCTCCTGGAATTACCTTAAGTGGTTGGTTCTATGTGAATTATAAAGTTTTGGTGTACCTGCTGATAATATCCACGTAAGGTTAACTGTAAGTATAGATACTGATATTCAAGTGAAGCTTACGAACTTTTTACACGGTCTTGACAGATTTTCGGCCATTTCTGACTGCCGGTTTTTGCCTGCGATTGCTAATAACAATAAGCAACTACCGTACTGAATCTATCTGTCGTCTGCTAGAGCCAGTAGGCCTATTGAATTGTGACGTCGATTAGCTGATAAcggtaagagagagaaagtgttaTCACTATCTGTCAATAGACCGAGCGCTTCACAGCTGTTCAACTTGTTTGTTTACTCGTAGCCATAGTACTTCAAAAGCGCGTAGTTTAAATCAAGAAGACTTTATTCTATTACCTATATTCGCACAATCATATCCTGACTCAGGGGCTTCCTTCTCCGCTTTTGTTTTGATTGCCCTCAAGACGCTTCCTTATCCTTTTCCCTTATGAATCTCTAATTCCCAGTGAAAACTGACTTCATCTTTATATTCCTTGAACTGAGTGACGCCGCGCTGAACTGTGCTCGAACTGAGCTTTAATTATGACTCCTTTAATAAGAAAATTTACAGCGAGGACGAGAGGGAATGTCGCTATTGAGGTTGATGGATTTAATTTCAAAAGGGATCGCATTATGGTTGATGGTAGAATCTCGTGGAGATGTCTCAGCATTGGCTGTCCGGTAAATTTGAAGACAAATTCGGGCATAAATAAAGTATTAGATACAATCGGACAGCACAATCATCCGGCTCCAGATTTGGATCCTGCGAGTGACAATTCAAGGAGTGAATTAGCTTcagaatttatttcaaaatctccAAAAACTCATAGAAATAACAGAAGTTCACTTTCATCACCTATGACTTGTGATATGGGTGTAAATACGCCGACCACAAGGACTGTCTCAACTGATTCTTCAGATAGTATGCGTACAGTCGAGCTTCTTCAGCAACGAGATGATTTAATTGCCTTCTCACAAgaattgaagattcaaattgaaatactcGAGAATCAAGTGAAATCTCAAAAAGCTGAGTCCAGTTCAATGGCGCTAAATTTTAAGAACGAACATCTGGCTATCAAAGATCAACTTAAATCTATGGCCGTTACTGTGGAAACTTTGGAGGTTGACAACTGTGTCTTACGGAGTGAAATAGAAATGTCCAGAGATGAAGCCAGCCGATGGAAGAATAAATACGAGGTGCTAGTGAATTCGGCATCATGTGATGTTTTGACGCAGCGACGAAGTGAGGACCGACTCCAGTGGGCGAATTTAAAAAGTAATAATACACAACTGGTGCAAGGAAAGGACTTacaatcaaataataatgactCACGAGacatacatagaaataataAGACCGACAGTAATAACACGAAACACCGAGTGAAGATTAGGTGTTTTTCGGACAGTCAGGGAAGACAGGTTGCCAAGGGTGTCTCTTCAGAGAGTGATCATGACTTTCTAAATATGATGAAGCCGGGTGCCAAGTTTGATGCAGTGACGGAGGAGTGCAATaatatgtgttctgatatgtgtgAGAAAGATCTTGTGGTTCTTATTGCTGGAACTAATGACGTAgcatcaaataattttattagatCGTTCAAAAAGAGACTTTTGGAACTGCGACATACTAACGTATTAGTGTTCTCCGTACCACACCGTTATGATCTACCCACAGAGAAGGGATGAGTCATCCTCTTCTCTGTGATCTACCCCAGTGGTCATGTGTAAATGTGGAAGTACATAAAACCAATGAACAGTTAAAAACATAAGCAAACGCTTCTCAAACGTTGTTTTTACGGATTTAAGTTCACTGGGAGCAAGATTCCACACGTCTCATGGTCTTAATCTTAACAGAATTGGTAAAAAACATATTGTTGACATGATACTGAATACTGTAACTCGAATCAATGCCACTTTAGAGTCAACCAAAAACACTATTACATTAGGTCAAAAGGGAAATgacaacaattattttttagatGTATAGATTGTTCATCTATTGCTATTACGAGTAGTTCACCTAATTATaagaaaaatgaaacttttgtTACTAATTGTAATGCACAATCTTTAAATGAGACCGTAGGTAATCAAACTAAAATAACACGGTCCACTAGTAATATCTGTATTAATCCCAGGACAATTAACTTACGTAAGCCTATTGAAATGTCTATTACCTCAGAATTTAATGTAGGATATCTAAATGTTCAAGGtataaacaataaacatgtAGTTTTGAATGAATATGGGAATAAAAACAATTGTCACACTCTTTGTCTGAGTGAGCATTGGTGCAAGGAATAagatataatttatcataaattagaTGATTATGTTTTAGTCAATAGTTATTGTAGAAAACAATTCATACATGGGGGAGTATCTATTTATGTCAGACCTGAGCTTGCAAAAGAGAGTATTAAATTAGATTTGGATTGTCTCAACAGTGAAaagaattttgaagttttgaagTAACAGGCTATTAATAAACTTAAGCTTGGTGGGTACCCACTCGGACGACAAACCACTCGGACG
Coding sequences within it:
- the LOC120354337 gene encoding uncharacterized protein LOC120354337, coding for MDNNAVFDLIDGYRRLPILWDTKNPKYMNRNLREDAWKELSEISRTSIKDVKKKISSLLGSYRRENSCHKSSLVTGSGGDDVYKSKWFAYNLFKQFLGDKSIPKDAMDTLESKDDNPEEGAASQRLDVGEPAPEIRPTEESHSMDEEGAQKRKRKRSSDPQNEMFLEAFQILKKSSSNVPIEDAFNSFALHVANEMRKYDERILPYVKREILNVLFKADTGGFNHLISSSPAIPSTFSTINHPLTSHIPSPSTSTTTPHHNYCRTSTMSAPPSPTTPHTITFDLDEECT